The Moraxella haemolytica genome window below encodes:
- the argJ gene encoding bifunctional glutamate N-acetyltransferase/amino-acid acetyltransferase ArgJ, producing MPVGDVNLVPLLPINGVRIGIAEAAVRYENRRDLSIFEISDKANVAVVTTQNAFAAAPVQVVRSHISKTMPCYLVINTGNANAATGQEGIDRAVAVCQALANKTGVDMVEVLPYSTGVIGERLPSERIIAGLDAALADLKADNWLNAAYAIMTTDTTPKGHSVQTTIDGTTYTVTGISKGAGMIRPNMATMLGFVATDANISRPLLQRILATLTNQTFNRITVDGDTSTNDCCTLIATGKVGTLIDDENHAHYQVVFELIKEVMLKIAQLIVRDGEGASKFITVKVSGGQSLNDCTKVAYAVAHSPLVKTAFFASDPNWGRILAAVGYAGASIDQACVNVLLDEVVICQRGGLVDGYTESLGQAVMNRPEITVSIDLGYDTAYVDTVYTCDLSHDYVSINADYRS from the coding sequence ATGCCTGTAGGTGATGTAAACTTAGTGCCTTTATTGCCCATCAATGGGGTGAGAATTGGTATTGCAGAGGCGGCGGTGCGTTATGAAAATCGCCGTGATTTAAGCATATTTGAGATTAGCGACAAAGCAAATGTGGCGGTGGTTACCACCCAAAACGCCTTTGCTGCCGCCCCTGTGCAAGTGGTTCGGTCGCATATCTCCAAAACCATGCCTTGCTATCTTGTCATTAATACAGGAAATGCCAATGCTGCTACGGGTCAAGAAGGGATTGATAGGGCGGTGGCAGTCTGTCAGGCTTTGGCGAATAAAACCGGTGTGGATATGGTAGAGGTGTTGCCATATTCTACAGGGGTAATTGGCGAGCGATTGCCAAGCGAACGCATTATCGCTGGGCTTGATGCTGCGTTAGCAGACCTAAAAGCAGACAACTGGCTAAACGCTGCTTATGCCATCATGACCACTGATACCACGCCAAAGGGGCATAGCGTGCAGACGACTATTGACGGCACAACCTATACTGTTACTGGTATCAGTAAAGGGGCGGGTATGATTCGTCCAAATATGGCAACCATGCTTGGTTTTGTAGCAACGGATGCTAATATCAGCCGGCCACTCTTACAACGAATCCTAGCTACGCTCACCAATCAGACTTTTAACCGCATTACCGTTGATGGCGATACATCAACCAATGACTGCTGTACGCTCATTGCTACAGGAAAAGTGGGTACGCTTATTGATGATGAAAATCATGCCCACTATCAGGTAGTATTTGAGTTAATCAAAGAAGTCATGCTAAAAATTGCTCAGCTTATCGTACGAGATGGCGAAGGAGCGAGCAAGTTCATCACGGTAAAGGTGTCAGGTGGTCAAAGTCTTAATGATTGTACCAAAGTTGCTTATGCAGTGGCACATTCACCGCTTGTAAAGACGGCATTTTTTGCGTCTGATCCGAATTGGGGAAGGATTTTGGCGGCGGTTGGTTATGCGGGTGCATCTATTGATCAGGCTTGTGTTAATGTCTTGCTTGATGAAGTTGTCATCTGTCAGCGTGGCGGTCTGGTTGATGGCTATACAGAAAGCCTAGGTCAAGCGGTGATGAATCGCCCTGAAATTACCGTCAGTATTGATTTGGGGTATGATACAGCTTATGTTGATACGGTTTATACTTGCGATTTATCGCACGATTATGTCAGTATCAATGCTGATTATCGTAGCTAG
- the xthA gene encoding exodeoxyribonuclease III codes for MTTFVSFNINGLRARPHQLVAVRDMLGADIIGLQETKVHDEAFPLIDVKSLGYHVEFFGQKAHYGVAILSKSKPIFVQKGFPFADADAQRRLIHARFEVGGRQIDVINGYFPQGENRDHEIKFPMKRAFYADLNTYIDELKGQGRELIIMGDMNISPHDCDVGIGEQNAKRWLKNGTCSFLPEEREWYDALMSRDLHDTYRKFKPDSADEFSWFDYRSKGFEDTPKRGLRIDHILCTDQLIADCVDAGISYDIRGLEKPSDHAPIWARFAL; via the coding sequence ATGACAACTTTTGTGAGCTTTAATATCAATGGGCTGCGTGCCAGACCGCATCAACTTGTTGCTGTGCGTGATATGTTGGGAGCGGACATCATTGGATTACAAGAAACCAAAGTGCATGATGAGGCATTTCCGCTGATTGATGTTAAGAGCTTGGGCTATCATGTGGAGTTTTTTGGACAAAAAGCCCATTATGGTGTGGCGATTTTATCAAAATCTAAACCGATTTTTGTGCAAAAGGGCTTCCCTTTTGCCGATGCTGATGCCCAAAGGCGTTTGATTCATGCCAGATTTGAAGTAGGTGGGCGTCAGATTGATGTGATTAATGGCTATTTTCCACAAGGCGAAAACCGAGATCATGAGATTAAATTTCCCATGAAGCGTGCTTTTTATGCGGATTTAAATACTTATATTGATGAACTAAAAGGTCAAGGGCGAGAGCTGATTATCATGGGGGATATGAACATCTCACCGCATGATTGTGATGTTGGTATTGGTGAACAAAATGCTAAACGCTGGTTAAAAAATGGCACTTGTTCATTTTTGCCAGAAGAAAGAGAGTGGTATGATGCTTTAATGAGTCGTGATTTGCACGACACTTATCGCAAGTTTAAGCCTGATAGTGCTGATGAATTTAGCTGGTTTGATTACCGTTCAAAGGGTTTTGAGGATACACCAAAACGAGGATTACGCATCGACCATATTTTGTGTACGGATCAACTCATCGCCGACTGTGTGGATGCAGGGATTAGCTATGATATTCGTGGATTGGAGAAGCCGTCTGACCATGCACCAATTTGGGCGAGATTTGCATTGTAA
- a CDS encoding thioesterase family protein → MNSPIFHHTYKVYINHTDAGGIVYHANHLTFFENCRRDWLSSLGFHGYFFDADGVAGGTDSHDGKIHFVVARADLTYKLPLFVDDVLIVTVQKMTKKSASLILTQHIYRSYDDFKSGKVASTGVITLACVINSDDGIRPCRLPRTF, encoded by the coding sequence ATGAATAGCCCTATTTTTCATCATACTTATAAAGTCTATATCAATCACACAGACGCAGGTGGCATCGTCTATCATGCCAATCACCTGACCTTTTTTGAAAATTGTCGCAGAGATTGGCTAAGCTCGCTTGGGTTTCATGGTTATTTTTTTGATGCTGATGGTGTGGCAGGTGGTACAGACAGCCATGATGGAAAAATTCACTTTGTGGTCGCTCGTGCCGATTTGACCTATAAATTACCACTCTTTGTTGATGATGTGCTGATTGTTACCGTGCAAAAGATGACAAAAAAGTCCGCCAGTCTTATTCTAACCCAACATATTTATCGCTCGTATGATGATTTTAAAAGCGGTAAGGTTGCAAGTACTGGCGTGATTACCTTAGCTTGCGTTATCAATAGCGATGATGGCATTCGCCCCTGTCGACTGCCTCGCACCTTTTAA
- a CDS encoding SDR family oxidoreductase, which produces MKRLEELFAKADKFGRVVANRFNKIKDLKDIRGIGQGKVVLITGASSGLGAMMARKFAFLGYDLAICARRLDRLEALKAELEQEFGIKVYVRPLDVTIYDDVFLVFDDFDKEVQANGTTIDKIIVNAGVGDSRVIGYGRFAINRATAETNFISALAQCESAMQIFRRQNSGHLVVISSMSAVRGLPRHLTTYAAAKAGLATLAEGIRADAITEKLPITVSTIYPGYVRTDLNIGAKYLPFEVEEEEGADVIVKAIEAKVDEAYVPAWPWLPIGLGMKYLPLRLITKFL; this is translated from the coding sequence ATGAAAAGATTAGAAGAGTTGTTTGCTAAAGCGGATAAGTTTGGTCGTGTGGTGGCAAACCGGTTTAATAAAATTAAAGATTTAAAAGACATTCGTGGCATCGGTCAAGGTAAAGTTGTTCTAATTACAGGGGCAAGCTCAGGACTTGGGGCGATGATGGCTCGTAAGTTTGCTTTTTTAGGTTATGATTTGGCAATCTGTGCCAGACGGCTTGACCGCCTAGAGGCACTAAAAGCAGAGCTTGAGCAAGAGTTTGGCATCAAGGTTTATGTTCGCCCACTTGATGTTACCATCTATGATGATGTATTCTTGGTGTTCGATGACTTTGATAAAGAAGTGCAGGCAAATGGCACAACCATTGATAAAATCATTGTGAATGCAGGGGTTGGGGACAGCCGTGTGATTGGTTATGGTCGTTTTGCCATTAACCGTGCTACCGCTGAGACCAACTTCATCTCTGCATTGGCACAGTGTGAATCTGCCATGCAGATTTTCCGCCGTCAAAATAGTGGTCATCTGGTGGTCATATCTAGCATGTCGGCTGTGCGTGGTCTGCCACGCCATTTAACCACCTATGCTGCAGCTAAGGCAGGGCTTGCAACATTGGCAGAGGGAATTCGTGCTGATGCCATCACTGAAAAACTGCCTATCACGGTATCAACCATCTATCCAGGATATGTTCGTACTGATTTAAATATTGGAGCAAAATACCTACCTTTTGAAGTTGAAGAAGAGGAGGGTGCTGATGTGATTGTCAAAGCGATTGAAGCGAAAGTTGATGAAGCATATGTGCCTGCATGGCCGTGGTTGCCAATTGGTCTGGGCATGAAGTATTTGCCACTGCGATTGATTACTAAGTTTTTGTGA
- a CDS encoding potassium/proton antiporter, with the protein MDTLNIIYLVTSMLIFISIMTNTLSARLGVPLLLFFLGVGMLAGEEGVLGIEFQEYSAANFIGQAALACILLDGGLRTSFQSFRVGLKPAITLATWGVIATVCALGLFVSWLLDIDWRLGFLMAAIVGSTDAAAVFSLLRNGGVKLNDRVQATLELESGTNDPLAILLVTVMIALNLNPESQTIGSIILMLTQQILVGLITGLAAGWLLSKLLPKVHLADGMYAILIMSAGMAVFGATNLFGGSGFLAVYLAGVIIGNTKVRATEHVLRVMDSFAWLSQAVLFVVLGLLVTPSRMIEEWYYSLAIFLFLLFVARPIAVATSLIPFGFRLKEIGFISWVGLRGAVPITLAIIPVVSGVVGANLAFDIVFGVVILSLLAQGTTIPFMSRLFKVWVPTDAEPKAEHEIWVGDQANITLYEFEVKPGAFAIGRHPQDISGKVNPQEISVFAVVRGSHLVHVDDDTVLKVGDIVWYALLGDWAGNIAKVFNNSATQYQKTSEFYGDWLLSPHARIMDLPFYNLATRSLSQNRFSKIAPVASALDMFTLSPSATGLAGIDDELMQTLSDARDQTVEEFMLSHFKAEPVKGDEVRLNDAWSLIVRDIDGYGRLRGVGLKNTTDS; encoded by the coding sequence ATGGATACTTTAAATATCATTTATCTTGTTACTTCTATGCTGATTTTTATCAGCATCATGACAAACACCTTGTCAGCACGCTTGGGTGTGCCTTTGTTGTTGTTTTTCTTGGGTGTGGGCATGCTTGCTGGCGAAGAAGGGGTGCTGGGTATTGAATTTCAGGAGTATTCTGCCGCAAATTTCATTGGTCAGGCAGCACTTGCCTGCATCTTGCTTGATGGTGGACTTCGCACTTCATTCCAATCTTTTCGTGTCGGTCTAAAACCTGCGATTACACTGGCAACTTGGGGCGTTATTGCAACGGTTTGTGCATTGGGTCTTTTTGTTAGCTGGCTACTTGATATTGATTGGCGATTGGGTTTTTTGATGGCAGCGATTGTTGGTTCAACTGACGCTGCAGCGGTTTTTAGCCTACTTAGAAATGGCGGGGTCAAGCTCAATGATCGTGTGCAGGCCACACTTGAGTTGGAATCTGGCACGAATGACCCTTTGGCAATTTTGTTGGTTACGGTCATGATTGCTTTGAATCTCAATCCAGAGAGTCAAACAATCGGCAGCATCATCCTAATGCTAACCCAACAGATTTTAGTTGGTCTGATTACAGGATTGGCGGCAGGTTGGTTGTTATCTAAGTTATTACCAAAGGTGCATTTGGCTGATGGTATGTACGCCATTTTAATCATGTCAGCAGGTATGGCGGTGTTTGGTGCGACCAACTTATTTGGGGGCAGTGGATTTTTGGCGGTGTATTTGGCAGGTGTCATCATTGGCAATACCAAAGTCCGTGCTACAGAACATGTTTTGCGTGTCATGGATAGTTTTGCTTGGCTATCACAAGCAGTACTATTTGTGGTGTTGGGTCTATTGGTTACACCATCAAGAATGATTGAAGAGTGGTATTATTCACTGGCAATCTTTTTATTCTTGTTATTTGTAGCTCGTCCGATTGCGGTGGCAACAAGCCTAATACCGTTTGGTTTTCGTCTAAAAGAGATTGGTTTTATCTCGTGGGTTGGTCTAAGAGGTGCGGTACCAATCACACTGGCCATCATTCCTGTGGTCAGCGGTGTTGTAGGGGCAAATTTAGCGTTTGACATCGTCTTTGGTGTGGTGATTTTATCTTTGCTGGCACAAGGCACAACAATTCCATTCATGTCTCGGTTGTTTAAAGTTTGGGTGCCAACCGATGCTGAACCTAAGGCTGAACATGAAATTTGGGTGGGTGATCAAGCCAATATAACTTTATATGAGTTTGAGGTTAAGCCCGGTGCGTTTGCCATTGGTCGCCACCCACAAGACATTTCAGGAAAGGTAAATCCTCAAGAAATCAGCGTCTTCGCTGTTGTTCGTGGCAGTCATCTTGTGCATGTTGACGATGATACAGTGCTTAAAGTTGGCGATATTGTTTGGTATGCTTTGCTGGGTGATTGGGCGGGTAATATTGCTAAGGTTTTTAACAACTCCGCTACTCAATATCAAAAAACCAGTGAGTTTTATGGTGATTGGCTGTTGTCTCCACACGCACGCATCATGGATTTACCGTTTTATAATTTGGCAACTCGTAGCCTTAGTCAAAATCGTTTTAGTAAAATCGCACCCGTTGCCAGTGCTTTAGATATGTTTACTTTATCGCCTAGTGCCACAGGCTTGGCTGGTATTGATGATGAGTTGATGCAAACTTTGAGCGATGCTCGTGATCAGACGGTTGAAGAGTTCATGCTATCGCATTTTAAGGCGGAGCCTGTCAAGGGCGATGAGGTGAGACTCAATGATGCTTGGTCGCTGATTGTTCGTGATATTGATGGGTACGGTCGCTTGCGTGGCGTAGGTCTAAAAAATACAACAGACAGCTAA
- a CDS encoding ABC transporter ATP-binding protein: MALLEVQDLDIFLKTDEENVHVVKDMTFSLNRGQTLAIVGESGSGKSVTSMAIMQLLPKKIATFGQNSSVVFDGKEILKLSEKQMRSLRGDRIGMIFQEPMTSLNPFVKIGKQVAEAVCIHNPNISQKQARQMALETLETVKIPDAERKMDCYPHEFSGGQLQRIMIAMTIINKPDLLIADEPTTALDVTTQAEILDLLMQLQKDLGMAIILISHDLRLVRRYSHQVCVMQHGVIIERGDTQSVFNQPQHKYTKELLMPIPMNQKPLLGEGVPDIITANKVHVDYVMERSFFGKPTKTFSAVKGISLHLKEGETLGIVGESGSGKSTIGRAIMQIVESTGEISFGGRPIKQMNAKERDVLRRDMQIVFQDPFNSLSPRLTVGEIVGEGLTVHFPQMTKEERRQKVVKMLKEVNLSPIMINRYPHEFSGGQRQRIAIARAIILEPKFVLLDEPTSALDRSTQIMVVELLNDLQRKYGLSYIFISHDLSVVRALSDRVMVMSKGEVIEEGTAEQIFENPQEEYTKILVQASNLS; encoded by the coding sequence ATGGCACTATTAGAAGTTCAAGACTTAGATATATTTTTAAAGACTGATGAGGAAAATGTTCATGTTGTCAAAGACATGACATTTAGCCTAAATCGTGGGCAGACACTTGCCATTGTGGGTGAATCAGGTTCAGGTAAGTCAGTTACCAGTATGGCAATCATGCAGTTATTGCCCAAAAAGATTGCTACATTTGGTCAGAATTCTTCGGTTGTTTTTGATGGCAAAGAGATTTTAAAACTGTCTGAAAAACAAATGCGATCCTTAAGGGGCGACCGCATTGGCATGATTTTCCAAGAGCCAATGACCAGTCTTAATCCTTTTGTGAAAATCGGTAAACAAGTTGCCGAAGCGGTGTGTATTCACAACCCAAACATCAGCCAAAAACAGGCTCGTCAAATGGCATTGGAAACCCTTGAAACGGTGAAAATCCCTGATGCTGAGCGTAAGATGGACTGTTATCCGCATGAGTTTTCAGGCGGTCAGCTCCAGCGTATTATGATTGCAATGACAATCATCAATAAGCCTGACTTGCTCATTGCTGACGAACCAACCACAGCACTTGATGTTACCACTCAAGCTGAGATTTTAGATTTGCTCATGCAATTACAAAAAGATCTTGGCATGGCAATCATCTTGATTTCTCATGATTTGCGTTTGGTTAGAAGGTATAGCCATCAAGTGTGTGTCATGCAACATGGGGTGATTATCGAACGAGGTGATACTCAAAGCGTATTTAATCAACCACAGCATAAATACACCAAAGAGCTGCTGATGCCAATCCCAATGAATCAAAAGCCGTTATTGGGAGAGGGTGTGCCAGATATCATTACTGCTAACAAAGTGCATGTAGATTATGTGATGGAGCGTAGTTTCTTTGGTAAACCAACCAAGACCTTTAGTGCGGTCAAGGGCATCTCTCTTCACCTAAAAGAGGGGGAGACTTTAGGGATTGTGGGTGAATCTGGTTCTGGTAAATCAACCATTGGTCGTGCCATCATGCAAATTGTGGAATCTACAGGAGAAATCAGCTTTGGTGGCAGACCCATCAAGCAGATGAATGCCAAAGAGCGTGATGTGCTTCGCCGTGATATGCAAATTGTTTTTCAAGACCCATTTAACTCGCTGTCGCCACGCTTAACGGTGGGGGAGATTGTTGGTGAGGGTCTGACGGTACATTTTCCGCAGATGACCAAAGAGGAGCGTCGTCAAAAAGTGGTGAAGATGCTCAAAGAGGTTAATCTATCACCTATAATGATTAACCGCTATCCGCATGAGTTTTCAGGCGGTCAGCGTCAACGCATCGCCATTGCTCGTGCAATTATTTTAGAACCTAAGTTTGTTCTTCTGGACGAGCCAACTTCAGCACTTGACCGATCAACCCAAATTATGGTGGTTGAGCTGTTAAATGACCTGCAACGCAAATATGGACTAAGCTATATTTTCATCAGCCATGATTTGTCTGTGGTTCGTGCTTTATCTGACCGTGTGATGGTGATGAGTAAAGGCGAAGTTATCGAAGAGGGTACTGCCGAGCAGATTTTTGAAAACCCACAAGAAGAGTATACCAAGATTTTGGTACAGGCATCAAACCTATCTTGA
- the oppC gene encoding oligopeptide ABC transporter permease OppC, translating to MSIDTTIKPHNLDDVKGRSLWQDAWRRFRRNKAAIASALILLIITIFVICAPMFIPYTYDHTDWASMGTAPSLSSGHYFGTDPIGRDLLVRVAVGGRISLMVGVAGAFVAVLIGTIYGALSGYLGGKVDMLLMRFLDVLNAFPFMFFVILLVTLFGRNIFLIFVAIGMVSWLDVARIVRGQTLSLKNKEFVEAAKITGVSSTGIIMRHIVPNVLGLVVIYASLIVPGMILFESFLSFLGLGVQEPMTSWGALLQEGAQSMQVAPWQLLIPSIFLVATLFCFNFLGDGLRDALDPKDK from the coding sequence ATGTCTATTGATACAACCATAAAGCCTCACAACCTTGATGATGTTAAAGGACGCAGTCTTTGGCAGGATGCGTGGCGACGCTTTCGCCGAAATAAAGCCGCCATTGCTAGTGCATTAATTCTGCTAATTATTACCATTTTTGTTATTTGTGCACCAATGTTCATACCTTATACTTATGACCACACTGATTGGGCAAGTATGGGTACTGCACCTTCACTAAGCTCAGGACATTATTTTGGCACAGATCCGATTGGTAGAGATTTGCTTGTTCGTGTTGCTGTTGGTGGTCGCATTTCGCTTATGGTAGGTGTGGCAGGTGCGTTCGTTGCGGTATTGATTGGTACTATCTATGGTGCTTTATCAGGCTACTTGGGTGGTAAAGTGGATATGTTGCTCATGCGTTTTTTGGATGTGTTAAACGCTTTCCCCTTTATGTTTTTTGTGATTTTACTCGTAACTTTGTTCGGTAGAAATATTTTCTTAATCTTTGTGGCAATTGGTATGGTGTCATGGTTGGATGTCGCTCGTATCGTGCGTGGACAAACTTTAAGCCTAAAAAATAAAGAATTTGTTGAAGCTGCAAAAATCACAGGCGTCTCTAGTACTGGCATCATTATGCGTCATATTGTGCCAAATGTCTTAGGGTTGGTTGTAATTTATGCATCACTCATTGTGCCAGGCATGATTTTGTTTGAATCCTTCCTAAGTTTCTTAGGATTGGGAGTACAAGAACCAATGACCAGTTGGGGTGCATTGCTACAAGAAGGAGCTCAAAGTATGCAAGTAGCACCGTGGCAACTTCTCATTCCATCAATATTTTTGGTAGCGACATTGTTCTGTTTTAACTTTTTAGGCGATGGCTTACGCGATGCCTTAGACCCTAAAGATAAATAA
- the oppB gene encoding oligopeptide ABC transporter permease OppB: MLKLIFKRFLEAIPTMLFLITVSFFMMRLAPGSPFTGERNLPPAVLANIEAKYNLNDPLWLQYLNYLKQLFMGDFGPSFKYKDYTINELLAQSLPVSVEIGIYAFVIALVLGITLGVIAALKQNTFFDYALMTVAMTGVVMPSFVKGPLLVLLFAVIWQVLPAGGWNSGALPNLILPVGTLALGYASSIARVTRGSMIEVLNSPYIRTTKAKGLPTSHIVFKHALRPAMLPVISFLGPAFVGIITGSIVIESIFGLPGIGQLFVNGALNRDYSLVLSLTILVGVLTITFNAIVDILYALIDPKIKY, from the coding sequence ATGTTAAAACTGATTTTTAAGCGTTTTTTAGAAGCGATACCAACCATGTTGTTTCTTATCACTGTGTCATTTTTCATGATGCGTTTGGCACCTGGTAGCCCATTTACTGGTGAGCGTAACTTACCGCCTGCAGTACTTGCTAATATTGAAGCTAAATATAATTTAAACGATCCGTTATGGCTTCAATACCTAAATTATCTAAAGCAACTCTTCATGGGGGATTTTGGCCCTTCTTTTAAGTACAAAGATTACACCATCAATGAATTGCTTGCTCAGTCTTTGCCTGTCTCGGTGGAGATAGGTATTTACGCCTTCGTGATAGCACTTGTATTGGGCATCACGCTTGGCGTTATCGCCGCCTTAAAACAAAATACCTTTTTTGACTATGCACTCATGACGGTTGCCATGACAGGTGTGGTCATGCCAAGTTTTGTAAAAGGTCCATTGCTTGTCTTGTTGTTTGCTGTTATTTGGCAGGTACTGCCAGCAGGGGGTTGGAATAGTGGTGCATTGCCAAATCTTATCCTACCTGTGGGCACGTTAGCTCTTGGTTATGCCTCTAGCATCGCAAGGGTAACAAGGGGTTCTATGATTGAAGTGCTAAACAGCCCTTATATCCGCACCACCAAAGCAAAAGGCTTGCCAACCTCTCACATTGTCTTTAAACACGCTTTGCGTCCTGCGATGTTGCCTGTTATCTCATTTTTGGGACCTGCTTTTGTAGGTATTATTACAGGCTCTATCGTGATTGAGTCAATTTTTGGTCTGCCAGGCATTGGTCAGCTCTTTGTCAATGGGGCATTAAACCGTGATTATAGTTTGGTGCTAAGCCTAACCATCCTGGTGGGAGTGCTAACAATTACATTTAATGCTATCGTTGATATTTTATACGCACTCATTGATCCAAAAATCAAATATTAA
- a CDS encoding peptide ABC transporter substrate-binding protein — translation MNLHKKLLGSAVLGTMLVLAGCGGADDKAAVQSTASTGHINIGNGAEPETLDPQKSSDVGSGNIIRQMFMGLTASDADGKTIPSAAESWESADQKVWVFNIKQGLTWSNGEPLTAHDFVYAMQRLTDPKTGAPYGEYLVDAKVRNAKAVSLGKAQVDALGVKALDDHTLQITLDEAVPYLPDLMLLPVTYAVPKSVIEKHGDKWIEPANIVVSGAYKLKEWMVNSHLTLERNTAYHDNANTKIETVSFLPIQGANEINRYKAGELDITAGIPPEQFAKIKSEHPNEVGTTPRLCSFYIEYNMNKPQFSDPKVRQALTMLVNRDTITQQILGRGEISSYQFTPEIINGMKRIDPIWASLDAKGRTEQAMKLLSEAGYSTSKPLQFELLYSTSESAKRLTTAIASMMKQQSDGVVDVSTINQEWKTSLDTRRQGKFDSALAGWCADYNEPSSFYNMLRTNNGNNTGKYQSAVFDQVLDKTLMVANDEERKQLYYEAESILQKDNPGIFLYVSVYNRLVKNNINADSLADPLNGWLVKDWSVK, via the coding sequence ATGAATTTACATAAAAAACTGCTTGGTAGTGCGGTACTAGGCACCATGCTAGTGCTTGCTGGCTGTGGCGGTGCGGATGATAAGGCAGCAGTGCAGTCCACTGCCTCTACAGGTCATATAAATATTGGTAATGGTGCAGAGCCAGAAACTTTAGATCCACAAAAATCATCTGATGTAGGCTCTGGCAACATCATCCGCCAGATGTTCATGGGTCTAACAGCATCTGATGCTGATGGCAAAACAATCCCTTCGGCAGCCGAAAGCTGGGAAAGTGCTGACCAAAAAGTATGGGTTTTTAACATTAAGCAAGGGCTAACATGGTCAAATGGAGAACCGCTAACAGCACATGACTTCGTATATGCCATGCAACGATTAACTGACCCTAAAACAGGTGCACCTTATGGCGAATACTTGGTTGATGCAAAGGTTAGAAATGCCAAAGCGGTGAGTTTAGGTAAGGCACAAGTTGATGCTTTGGGTGTTAAGGCTCTTGACGATCATACCCTACAAATCACACTTGATGAAGCTGTGCCGTATTTGCCCGACTTGATGTTACTGCCTGTAACTTATGCTGTGCCAAAGTCAGTCATCGAAAAACATGGCGACAAATGGATTGAGCCTGCTAATATAGTTGTTAGTGGTGCTTATAAACTCAAAGAGTGGATGGTTAATAGTCATTTGACCTTAGAGCGTAATACTGCCTACCATGATAATGCCAATACCAAGATTGAGACAGTATCGTTTTTACCCATTCAAGGGGCGAATGAGATCAATCGTTATAAGGCAGGTGAGCTTGATATTACAGCAGGCATACCACCAGAGCAGTTTGCCAAAATCAAGTCCGAACACCCAAATGAAGTTGGCACTACGCCTCGTTTGTGCAGTTTTTATATTGAATATAATATGAACAAGCCACAGTTTTCTGACCCTAAAGTGCGTCAAGCGTTAACCATGTTGGTAAACAGAGACACCATCACTCAACAGATTTTAGGAAGAGGTGAGATTTCTTCTTATCAGTTTACCCCTGAAATCATCAATGGCATGAAGAGAATTGATCCTATATGGGCATCTCTTGATGCGAAAGGTCGTACCGAGCAGGCAATGAAGCTGTTGTCTGAAGCTGGCTATAGCACCAGTAAACCTCTTCAATTTGAGTTGTTATATAGTACCAGTGAATCTGCCAAACGCTTAACCACCGCCATTGCTTCTATGATGAAACAGCAGTCAGATGGTGTGGTGGATGTTAGCACCATCAACCAAGAATGGAAAACCTCATTAGATACTCGCCGTCAAGGAAAATTTGATTCGGCACTGGCTGGTTGGTGTGCTGATTATAATGAGCCATCAAGTTTTTATAACATGTTACGCACAAACAATGGTAATAATACAGGTAAATATCAAAGTGCCGTCTTTGATCAAGTGCTTGATAAAACATTGATGGTGGCTAATGATGAAGAGCGTAAGCAGTTGTATTATGAAGCAGAATCTATACTACAAAAAGACAACCCTGGAATCTTTTTGTATGTATCTGTTTACAACCGTTTGGTTAAAAACAATATTAATGCTGATTCATTGGCCGATCCTTTAAATGGCTGGTTAGTCAAAGATTGGTCTGTTAAATAA